One window of Lawsonibacter asaccharolyticus genomic DNA carries:
- a CDS encoding stage II sporulation protein R has translation MCGVLCALALGGWLDREQERLADQVIRLHVIANSDSPEDQALKLEVRDQVLAHAEELYPAGADRTAAAAAIQEHLPELAAAGQRVLEERGCDYAVRAELTETWFPTKEYEDFALPAGEYTALRVVIGEGAGQNWWCVAFPPLCLGAASETVEEAAQAGRFTDDQAALMTGETQGYVLKFKAIELWEGLKRLTGG, from the coding sequence ATGTGCGGCGTGCTGTGCGCACTGGCACTGGGGGGATGGCTGGACCGGGAGCAGGAGCGGCTGGCGGACCAGGTGATCCGCCTCCATGTCATCGCCAATTCAGACAGCCCGGAGGACCAGGCACTGAAACTGGAGGTTCGGGACCAGGTCCTGGCCCACGCGGAGGAGCTGTACCCGGCGGGGGCAGACCGCACGGCGGCGGCGGCGGCCATCCAGGAGCATCTGCCTGAGCTGGCAGCGGCAGGACAGCGGGTGCTGGAGGAGCGGGGCTGCGACTACGCGGTCCGGGCGGAGCTGACAGAGACCTGGTTTCCCACCAAGGAGTATGAGGACTTTGCCCTTCCGGCAGGAGAATACACGGCCCTGCGGGTGGTCATCGGCGAGGGAGCGGGGCAGAACTGGTGGTGCGTGGCCTTCCCGCCCCTGTGCTTGGGTGCGGCCAGCGAGACGGTGGAGGAGGCGGCCCAGGCGGGACGCTTCACCGATGACCAGGCCGCCCTGATGACTGGCGAGACCCAGGGATATGTGCTGAAGTTCAAGGCCATCGAGCTCTGGGAGGGGCTGAAAAGACTGACCGGGGGTTGA
- a CDS encoding ABC transporter permease has translation MNQTTTPGAARSAILWNRLRTFLSKPHNVILLLMGIVVTITTIAPIVAIVEDTFKIHPGTIDAHLTGQTAGYTLVNYIDLFTSTLAKTNLWTPLLNTIYLAVGTCLVSILFGGVFAFLVTRTNLAWRKYLSSIFIFPYIMPQWTLAVVWQNLFNSNAVTGTSNGLLAATAGIQMPLWWCKGLFPSLVVLGLHYAPFAYILIGGIFRNMDANLEEAATILDTPKWKTMCKITLPMVKPAILSTILLVFGSSMGSYPVPHYLGLTTLSTKYVSMNSKYTGEASILAIIMMIFGVAIMLLNQMSLHSRKNYTTVTGKSGQISKINLGRAGKYIIALVLVVVTFFTSIFPIVSFAFETFLPNPGDYSFLYTGDPDNLTTKWWVTDENITENGMYGQKGILHNDTIWNAFKGTLLVSVACALLAGTIGTLIGYAVSKNRRSKAASYVNSMAFLPYLMPSIAVGAAFFVLFSNEHVNLFNTYTLLIIVGTIKYIPFASRSSLNSMLQLSGEIEEAAIIQDVPWVKRMTRIIIPIQKSSIISGYMLPFMTCLRELSLFMLLCTQGFILSTTLDYFDEMGLYAFSSGINLILIITILVFNTVVNKVTGASLDEGIGG, from the coding sequence ATGAACCAAACCACGACCCCCGGCGCCGCACGGTCCGCCATCCTCTGGAACAGGCTCAGGACCTTCCTGTCCAAGCCTCACAACGTGATCCTGCTGCTGATGGGCATCGTGGTGACCATCACCACCATCGCCCCCATCGTGGCCATTGTGGAGGACACCTTCAAGATCCACCCCGGCACCATCGATGCCCATCTCACCGGCCAGACCGCCGGCTATACCCTGGTGAACTACATCGACCTGTTCACCAGCACCTTGGCCAAGACCAACCTGTGGACCCCCCTGCTGAACACCATCTATCTGGCCGTGGGCACCTGCTTGGTGTCCATCCTCTTCGGCGGAGTGTTCGCCTTCCTGGTCACCCGCACCAACCTGGCCTGGCGGAAATACCTCAGCTCCATCTTCATCTTCCCCTACATCATGCCCCAATGGACCCTGGCTGTGGTGTGGCAGAACCTGTTCAACTCCAACGCCGTCACCGGCACCTCCAACGGCCTGCTGGCCGCTACCGCGGGCATCCAGATGCCCCTGTGGTGGTGCAAGGGCCTCTTTCCCAGCCTGGTGGTGCTGGGCCTGCACTACGCCCCCTTCGCCTATATCCTCATCGGGGGCATCTTCCGCAACATGGACGCCAACCTGGAGGAGGCAGCCACCATTCTGGACACCCCCAAGTGGAAGACCATGTGCAAGATCACCCTGCCTATGGTGAAGCCGGCCATTCTGTCCACCATCCTGCTGGTCTTCGGCAGCTCCATGGGCTCCTACCCCGTGCCCCACTACCTGGGCCTGACCACTCTGTCCACCAAGTACGTGTCCATGAACTCCAAGTACACCGGCGAGGCCAGCATCCTGGCCATCATCATGATGATCTTTGGCGTGGCCATCATGCTCCTCAACCAGATGTCCCTCCACAGCCGGAAAAACTACACCACCGTCACCGGCAAGTCGGGACAGATCTCCAAGATCAATCTGGGCCGGGCGGGCAAATACATCATCGCCCTGGTCCTGGTGGTGGTCACCTTCTTCACCAGTATCTTCCCCATCGTCTCCTTCGCCTTCGAGACCTTCCTCCCCAATCCGGGGGACTACTCCTTCCTATACACCGGGGACCCGGACAACCTGACCACCAAGTGGTGGGTCACCGATGAGAACATCACCGAAAACGGCATGTACGGACAGAAAGGCATCCTCCACAACGACACTATCTGGAACGCATTCAAGGGCACCCTGCTGGTCAGCGTGGCCTGTGCCCTGCTGGCGGGCACCATCGGCACCCTCATCGGCTACGCCGTGTCCAAGAACCGGCGAAGTAAGGCGGCCAGCTATGTGAACTCCATGGCCTTCCTCCCCTACCTCATGCCCTCCATCGCCGTGGGGGCGGCCTTCTTCGTCCTGTTTTCCAATGAGCACGTCAACCTCTTCAATACCTATACTCTGCTCATCATCGTAGGCACAATCAAGTACATCCCCTTCGCCAGCCGCAGCTCCCTCAACTCCATGCTCCAGCTGTCCGGCGAGATCGAGGAGGCCGCTATCATCCAGGATGTGCCCTGGGTCAAGCGGATGACCCGCATCATCATCCCCATCCAGAAGTCCTCCATCATCAGCGGCTATATGCTCCCCTTCATGACCTGCCTGCGGGAGCTGTCCCTGTTCATGCTGCTGTGCACCCAGGGCTTCATCCTGTCCACCACCCTGGACTACTTCGACGAGATGGGTCTATACGCCTTCTCCAGCGGCATCAACCTGATCCTGATCATCACCATCCTGGTGTTCAACACCGTGGTCAACAAGGTCACCGGAGCCAGTCTGGACGAGGGAATAGGAGGTTAA
- a CDS encoding ABC transporter ATP-binding protein, translating to MPEIKLEHVTKRWGKFYAVDDLDLVIQDNAFVTLLGPSGCGKTTTLRMIAGLETPTSGRITIGDQVVFDSALGINIPANKRKVGFLFQNYALWPNMTVYENISFGLKNIKEPLPKVDFEAKNAARLAEILEQPAEVVRVLEECRDKDGRLDQKKAQLKLVDTFTISIYTAKQLLSYRLEQSPDLSGEIASLRGRVEAARQSAAAAGGELDGEFRLVKGGQVITETRKLTREEIDLTVRRVARIVKIGMFMDRYPAELSGGQQQRVAIARTLAPEPSVLFMDEPLSNLDAKLRLEMRYELQRLHVETGSTFVYVTHDQMEAMTLATQICLIENGVLQQYDAPLTVYHQPNNLFVADFVGNPSINFVEAKGAQRADGAVELTVFQGRKALFRPSTPLDLSQWFRDRAAQAAAREEAHRKRAAEKSYVEKGNKDEAFRYHIAKVVEDDDSLQDDPVLTDQDLVLGIRPEFLDIADQSPLEGEIYGAMPTGMESTIKVRVDDFLLTGVIFGSSLFTIGEKVPVTVSGDNIMLFHRKSGACIATGSLEL from the coding sequence ATGCCTGAGATCAAATTAGAACATGTGACCAAGCGCTGGGGCAAGTTCTACGCCGTGGATGACCTGGATCTGGTCATCCAGGACAATGCCTTCGTCACTCTGCTGGGCCCCTCCGGCTGCGGCAAGACCACCACCCTGCGGATGATCGCCGGTCTGGAGACCCCCACCAGCGGCCGCATCACCATCGGTGACCAGGTGGTCTTTGACAGCGCCCTGGGCATCAACATCCCGGCCAACAAGCGCAAGGTGGGCTTTCTCTTCCAAAACTACGCCCTGTGGCCCAATATGACTGTCTATGAGAACATCTCCTTCGGCCTGAAAAACATCAAGGAGCCCCTGCCCAAGGTCGACTTCGAAGCCAAGAACGCCGCCCGTTTAGCGGAGATCCTGGAGCAGCCCGCCGAGGTGGTCCGGGTGCTGGAGGAGTGCCGGGACAAGGACGGCAGGCTGGACCAGAAGAAGGCCCAGCTGAAGCTGGTGGACACATTCACCATCTCCATCTACACCGCCAAGCAGCTCCTCTCCTACCGCCTGGAGCAGTCCCCCGACCTGTCTGGAGAGATCGCCTCCCTCCGGGGCAGGGTGGAGGCCGCCAGGCAGTCCGCCGCTGCGGCGGGCGGCGAGCTGGACGGGGAGTTCCGCCTGGTAAAAGGGGGCCAGGTGATCACCGAGACCCGCAAGCTCACCCGGGAGGAGATCGACCTCACCGTCCGCCGGGTGGCCCGCATCGTGAAGATCGGCATGTTTATGGACCGCTACCCCGCAGAGCTCTCCGGCGGCCAGCAGCAGCGGGTGGCCATCGCCCGCACCCTGGCCCCTGAGCCTTCGGTGCTGTTCATGGATGAGCCCCTGTCCAATTTGGACGCCAAGCTGCGCCTGGAGATGCGCTATGAGCTCCAGCGCCTCCACGTGGAGACCGGTTCTACCTTCGTCTATGTCACCCACGACCAGATGGAGGCCATGACCCTGGCCACCCAGATCTGCCTCATTGAAAACGGCGTGCTCCAGCAGTACGACGCCCCCCTCACTGTGTACCACCAGCCCAACAACCTGTTTGTGGCCGACTTCGTAGGCAACCCCTCCATCAACTTCGTGGAGGCCAAGGGGGCGCAGCGGGCCGACGGCGCGGTGGAGCTCACCGTGTTCCAGGGCCGGAAAGCACTCTTCCGCCCCAGCACCCCGCTGGACCTGTCCCAGTGGTTCCGGGACCGGGCCGCCCAGGCGGCGGCCCGGGAGGAGGCCCATCGGAAGCGCGCGGCAGAGAAGTCCTATGTGGAGAAGGGCAATAAGGACGAGGCTTTCCGCTACCACATCGCCAAGGTGGTGGAGGACGATGACTCCCTCCAGGACGATCCGGTGCTCACCGACCAGGACCTGGTGCTGGGCATCCGCCCGGAGTTTCTGGATATTGCGGACCAGAGTCCCCTGGAGGGGGAGATTTATGGCGCCATGCCCACCGGCATGGAGTCCACCATCAAGGTGCGGGTGGACGACTTCCTGCTCACCGGCGTCATCTTCGGCAGCTCCCTGTTCACCATCGGGGAGAAGGTGCCTGTGACCGTCTCCGGGGACAACATCATGCTCTTCCACCGGAAGAGCGGCGCCTGCATCGCCACCGGCTCCCTGGAGCTGTGA
- a CDS encoding iron ABC transporter substrate-binding protein, producing MRGRLAALALTLGLLLTGCAAGERASASEFAPEEGERLVVYTSHKEEVYWPIIQEFEARTGIWVEVEAGGTSELLARLRREADAPAADVMFGGGVDSLEAYQDCFSPYFCAGWEGLDPAMRSEEGLWTPFSALPVVIIYNTKLVVPGQITGWRDLFSPAWQGRIAFCDPSVSGSSFTGLITLLRAVDGDTDETLMRFAVSLDGRQLDSSGAVLDSVAGGTDLVGITLEETALKRAAAGEDIALIYPDDGTSCIPDGGALVQGAPHPENARKFLDFIAGNDVQSRLETEFSRRPVREGVESGGVLRPLEELVLVDYDLAWTVEHHDSILMSWAFYLGGGEEP from the coding sequence ATGAGAGGACGGCTGGCAGCGCTGGCCCTGACATTGGGGCTGCTCCTGACCGGGTGCGCGGCCGGGGAGAGGGCCTCCGCATCGGAGTTCGCCCCGGAGGAGGGGGAGCGGCTGGTGGTGTACACCTCCCACAAGGAGGAGGTCTACTGGCCCATCATCCAGGAGTTCGAGGCGCGCACCGGCATCTGGGTGGAGGTGGAGGCGGGGGGCACCAGCGAGCTGCTGGCCCGCCTGCGCCGGGAGGCGGACGCCCCGGCAGCGGATGTGATGTTCGGCGGCGGCGTGGACAGCCTGGAGGCATATCAGGACTGCTTCTCCCCCTACTTCTGTGCCGGTTGGGAGGGGCTGGACCCGGCCATGCGCTCGGAGGAGGGACTGTGGACTCCCTTCTCCGCCCTGCCGGTGGTGATCATCTACAACACCAAACTGGTGGTCCCGGGGCAGATCACCGGCTGGCGGGATCTGTTCTCTCCGGCATGGCAGGGGCGCATCGCCTTCTGCGATCCCAGTGTGTCCGGCTCCTCCTTCACCGGGCTGATCACCCTGCTCCGGGCGGTGGACGGGGATACGGACGAGACCCTGATGCGCTTTGCTGTCAGCCTGGACGGCCGGCAGCTGGACAGCTCCGGTGCGGTGCTGGACTCGGTGGCCGGGGGGACGGACCTGGTGGGGATCACCCTGGAAGAGACTGCCCTGAAGCGGGCGGCGGCGGGAGAGGACATCGCTCTGATCTACCCCGATGATGGCACCAGCTGCATCCCGGATGGAGGCGCCCTGGTGCAGGGAGCGCCCCACCCGGAGAACGCCCGGAAGTTCCTAGACTTCATTGCAGGCAACGATGTGCAGAGCCGGCTGGAGACGGAGTTTTCCAGACGCCCCGTACGGGAAGGGGTGGAGAGCGGCGGCGTGCTGCGGCCGCTGGAGGAGCTCGTCCTGGTGGACTATGACCTGGCCTGGACCGTGGAGCACCACGACAGCATCCTCATGTCCTGGGCTTTCTATCTGGGGGGAGGGGAGGAGCCGTGA
- a CDS encoding phosphoserine phosphatase, whose amino-acid sequence MNIVCLDMEGVLVPEIWIAFAEESGIPELKRTTRDEPDYDKLMKWRLEILKEHGLGLKEIQATIAKIDPLPGAKEFLDELRTLTQVVILSDTFEQFAKPLMAKLNWPTIFCNTLEVAPDGAITGYRMRCPQSKLTTVKALQSMGYETIASGDSFNDLGMIQASKAGFLFKSTQAIRADHPELPAFEEFGELLEAIKGAIG is encoded by the coding sequence ATGAATATCGTATGCCTGGATATGGAGGGGGTCCTGGTCCCGGAGATTTGGATCGCCTTTGCGGAGGAGAGCGGTATCCCGGAGCTGAAGCGCACCACCCGGGACGAGCCGGACTATGACAAGCTGATGAAGTGGCGCTTGGAGATCCTGAAGGAGCACGGCCTGGGCCTGAAGGAGATCCAGGCCACCATCGCCAAGATCGACCCCCTGCCGGGGGCCAAGGAGTTCCTGGACGAGCTGCGCACCCTCACCCAGGTGGTCATCCTCAGCGACACCTTCGAGCAGTTTGCCAAGCCCCTGATGGCCAAGCTGAACTGGCCCACCATCTTCTGCAACACCCTGGAGGTGGCCCCCGACGGAGCCATCACGGGCTATCGGATGCGCTGCCCCCAGTCCAAGCTGACCACGGTGAAGGCCCTCCAGTCCATGGGCTATGAGACGATCGCCAGCGGGGACAGCTTCAACGACCTGGGGATGATCCAGGCCAGCAAGGCGGGCTTCCTGTTCAAGAGCACCCAGGCCATCAGGGCCGACCACCCGGAGCTGCCTGCCTTTGAGGAGTTCGGCGAGTTGTTGGAAGCCATCAAGGGGGCCATAGGCTGA
- a CDS encoding 4-diphosphocytidyl-2-C-methyl-D-erythritol kinase: MERFAPAKLNLTLDVLGKRPDGYHDLKMVMQSITLGDTLTLEPGGEGVRVQTDLHFLPTGPKNLAAAAALRFYETLGRPVPGLKISIRKRIPVCAGMAGGSTDAAAVLRALNEKEGNPFSMEELARVGEGVGSDVPYCVLGGTALAEGRGEMLTPLPPLPRCWVAVCKPDFPVSTPELFARIDGMRVRCRPDTAGLLAALAAGDLPGVARRMYNVFEEVLPERQEVRVAEIKHTLIQCGALGATMSGTGPTAFGLFQRKELAEEACALLSEQNRDTFLAETV, from the coding sequence ATGGAACGATTTGCCCCCGCCAAGCTGAACCTGACGCTGGATGTGCTGGGAAAGCGGCCTGACGGCTACCACGACCTGAAGATGGTGATGCAGTCCATCACCCTGGGGGATACCCTCACCCTGGAGCCGGGCGGGGAGGGCGTGCGGGTGCAGACCGACCTGCATTTCCTGCCCACGGGGCCCAAGAACCTGGCCGCCGCCGCCGCGCTCCGCTTCTATGAGACGCTGGGACGACCGGTGCCGGGACTGAAGATCTCCATCCGCAAGCGCATCCCGGTGTGCGCCGGGATGGCCGGCGGCAGCACCGATGCCGCCGCTGTGCTGCGGGCCCTGAACGAGAAGGAGGGGAATCCCTTCTCCATGGAAGAGCTGGCACGGGTGGGGGAAGGGGTCGGCTCCGACGTCCCTTACTGCGTACTGGGCGGCACCGCCTTGGCCGAGGGGCGGGGGGAGATGCTGACCCCGCTGCCCCCGCTGCCCCGGTGCTGGGTGGCTGTGTGCAAGCCGGATTTCCCCGTCTCCACACCAGAGCTGTTTGCACGCATCGACGGGATGCGGGTCCGCTGCCGGCCCGACACCGCCGGACTGCTGGCAGCGCTGGCGGCGGGGGACCTGCCTGGTGTGGCCCGGCGCATGTACAACGTGTTTGAGGAAGTGCTGCCGGAGCGGCAGGAGGTAAGGGTGGCAGAGATCAAGCACACACTGATCCAGTGCGGAGCCCTGGGCGCCACCATGAGCGGGACGGGCCCCACCGCCTTTGGCCTGTTCCAACGGAAGGAGCTGGCAGAGGAGGCCTGTGCCCTTCTGTCAGAGCAGAACCGGGATACATTTTTGGCGGAAACGGTTTAA